The proteins below are encoded in one region of Sminthopsis crassicaudata isolate SCR6 chromosome 1, ASM4859323v1, whole genome shotgun sequence:
- the LOC141557366 gene encoding LOW QUALITY PROTEIN: carbonic anhydrase 15-like (The sequence of the model RefSeq protein was modified relative to this genomic sequence to represent the inferred CDS: deleted 1 base in 1 codon) has translation MRPPRVALAWLTLPMLVPAAPDGSWCYDSQNPQCGPSHWKDVAHTCGGSAQSPIDIDRNRVKGDRALGPFVFEGYDSAPPGPWRLLNNGHTVLLSLEGPPGPKRGQPCIRGGGLPHVYCALQLHFHWGDPTANGSEHTLDGQRQLMEMHMVHMNTRYQSLGEARGHPGGLAVLAFFFKVQTEDNDNYHTIVTGLKNISHQGQSVELASTFRLDKLLPGRARLSRYYRYPGSLTTPACDEVVLWTVFEEPIPIGRAQLAQFVSTLQASPPGAHPVSMIKNFRPVQPIGARRVLASRDVAVSGAPAFSLPTETWALLCLLLSMGLGSGGTL, from the exons ATGCGGCCCCCCCGAGTAGCGCTCGCTTGGCTCACGCTGCCCATGCTTGTCCCGGCGGCCCCCGACG GCTCTTGGTGCTATGACTCCCAGAATCCTCAGTGTG GCCCTTCACACTGGAAGGACGTCGCCCACACCTGTGGGGGCTCAGCCCAATCTCCCATTGACATTGACCGGAACCGGGTGAAG GGGGACCGGGCTCTGGGCCCTTTTGTATTTGAAGGATATGACTCGGCCCCCCCGGGCCCATGGCGGCTTCTGAACAACGGACACACAG TGCTGCTGAGCCTGGAGGGACCCCCGGGCCCGAAGCGGGGCCAGCCGTGCATCCGGGGCGGGGGCTTGCCCCACGTCTACTGCGCTCTGCAGCTCCACTTCCACTGGGGCGATCCCACAGCCAATGGCTCCGAGCACACCCTGGATGGGCAGCGCCAGCTTATGGAG ATGCACATGGTGCACATGAACACCCGCTACCAGAGTCTGGGGGAGGCCCGGGGCCATCCGGGAGGCCTGGCCGTGCTAGCCTTCTTCTTCAAG GTGCAGACTGAGGACAATGACAACTACCACACCATTGTGACTGGGCTGAAGAACATTTCTCACCAGG GACAATCGGTGGAACTGGCGTCCACCTTCCGCCTGGACAAGCTGCTGCCCGGCCGGGCCCGGCTCTCCCGCTACTACCGCTACCCCGGGTCTCTGACCACGCCAGCCTGTGACGAGGTCGTCCTCTGGACCGTCTTCGAGGAGCCCATCCCCATTGGCAGGGCTCAG ctGGCCCAGTTTGTGTCCACGCTTCAGGCCAGTCCCCCGGGGGCTCACCCCGTCAGCATGATCAAGAACTTTCGCCCAGTGCAGCCCATTGGGGCCCGGAGGGTCCTGGCCTCCCGGGACGTCGCGGTCAGTGGAGCCCCAGCCTTCTCCCTCCCGACAGAGACGTGGGCCCTGCTCTGCCTGCTCCTCAGCATGGGGCTGGGCTCTGGGGGAACACTCTGA